The Nitrospira sp. KM1 genome includes a window with the following:
- a CDS encoding Fic family protein, which translates to MAEPNDGTYSAQTILYYEPNTSYNRLMSYNWQQKDWPAFRYEVGGIGDVLLAFAERTGRAGGLLEGLSPEARTETAIELMVAEAIKTSAIEGEMLSRKDVMSSIRRNLGMDGGAQPGDKRAQGAASLMLDVRDSFLESLSEKKLFEWHRMVMAGNRRVRAGEWRRHKEPMQVVSGSIGHQKVHFEAPPSSAVPTEMAQFIKWFNDTAPGGKREIRSAAVRAAIAHLYFESIHPFEDGNGRIGRALSEKALSQGLGRPVLLSLSRAIEAKRKSYYEALQAAQRVSEITPWITWFVNIALEAQIQAEAQIDFTLKKARLFDRFRNELNERQLQVLRRMLEEGPIGFEGGMSAKKYISLTGTSKPTATRDLQDLAEKGILIPLGGGRSTRYEIRLIDERSSN; encoded by the coding sequence TTGGCTGAGCCGAATGACGGAACGTATTCGGCTCAAACTATATTGTATTATGAGCCGAATACGTCCTATAATCGGCTCATGAGCTATAACTGGCAGCAAAAAGACTGGCCTGCATTCCGGTACGAGGTGGGGGGCATTGGAGATGTCCTGCTGGCTTTTGCGGAGCGGACAGGCCGAGCGGGTGGGCTGCTTGAGGGGCTTAGCCCCGAGGCGCGGACGGAGACGGCGATCGAGTTGATGGTGGCAGAGGCGATCAAAACTTCGGCCATCGAGGGCGAGATGTTAAGCCGGAAAGACGTCATGTCCTCCATCCGCCGGAATCTCGGCATGGACGGCGGCGCGCAGCCTGGCGACAAACGGGCGCAGGGCGCGGCTTCTCTGATGCTTGACGTTCGCGACAGTTTCTTAGAGTCGCTGTCAGAAAAGAAACTGTTCGAATGGCACCGGATGGTGATGGCGGGAAATCGCCGCGTCAGGGCAGGCGAGTGGCGGAGGCATAAAGAGCCGATGCAGGTCGTATCAGGATCCATCGGACATCAGAAGGTGCATTTCGAAGCGCCGCCGTCATCGGCCGTGCCAACGGAAATGGCGCAGTTCATTAAATGGTTCAACGACACGGCTCCGGGCGGTAAAAGAGAAATCCGAAGCGCTGCCGTGCGCGCGGCGATAGCGCATTTGTATTTCGAGTCGATCCATCCGTTCGAGGACGGCAACGGCCGGATCGGGCGCGCCTTGTCGGAAAAGGCTCTGTCGCAGGGTCTCGGCCGGCCGGTGCTCCTGAGCCTCTCACGCGCGATCGAAGCGAAGCGGAAGAGCTATTACGAGGCGCTGCAGGCAGCTCAAAGGGTAAGCGAGATCACGCCATGGATCACATGGTTTGTAAATATTGCGCTTGAGGCTCAGATCCAGGCGGAAGCGCAGATCGATTTCACGTTGAAGAAAGCAAGATTGTTCGACCGGTTCAGGAATGAGCTGAACGAGCGCCAACTGCAGGTGCTGCGGCGGATGCTGGAGGAAGGTCCGATAGGTTTCGAGGGAGGAATGAGCGCTAAAAAATACATATCACTCACCGGGACATCGAAGCCTACGGCCACTCGCGACCTGCAGGACCTTGCGGAAAAGGGCATATTGATCCCGTTGGGCGGTGGCAGAAGCACACGCTATGAGATCAGGTTGATTGATGAACGGAGCTCAAACTAA
- a CDS encoding VOC family protein, with amino-acid sequence MMKNKVVMFEIPASDFKKAKEFYEAVFDWKVELWGNEGAMALTTPADKDYNPTEPGGINGGFYKRTSKTDQPSCGVETESIDETLKAIEKAGGKIVTPKHPIDEWGFMADFADPEGNVLSLWEKPKK; translated from the coding sequence ATGATGAAGAACAAAGTCGTGATGTTCGAGATTCCAGCATCGGATTTTAAGAAGGCCAAAGAGTTTTACGAGGCGGTGTTCGACTGGAAAGTAGAGTTATGGGGCAATGAAGGCGCAATGGCGCTCACCACACCGGCGGACAAAGACTACAATCCGACGGAGCCGGGCGGAATCAATGGCGGGTTCTATAAGCGAACATCCAAAACCGATCAGCCTTCGTGCGGTGTGGAAACTGAATCGATCGACGAGACACTCAAGGCAATAGAGAAGGCGGGCGGAAAAATCGTGACACCGAAACATCCTATCGATGAATGGGGTTTTATGGCTGACTTTGCCGATCCTGAGGGCAATGTGCTTTCGCTGTGGGAAAAGCCGAAAAAGTAA
- a CDS encoding GYD domain-containing protein gives MPTYLLQSQWTDQGIRNVKESVKRLDLGKKKLKEMGGEIKAFYLTTGPYDMLAIVDVLNDAVLAEYLLWLGSQGNIRTQTVRAFTEDEFRRIVGGLT, from the coding sequence ATGCCGACATATCTGCTTCAGTCACAGTGGACGGACCAGGGGATTCGAAATGTGAAAGAGTCAGTGAAACGCCTCGATCTTGGAAAAAAGAAGCTCAAGGAAATGGGCGGGGAAATTAAAGCTTTCTATCTGACCACGGGACCGTATGACATGCTGGCCATCGTCGATGTACTCAATGATGCGGTACTTGCGGAATACCTTTTGTGGCTTGGTTCGCAAGGCAATATCCGAACGCAGACCGTGCGGGCATTTACCGAGGACGAGTTTCGAAGGATTGTCGGTGGGTTGACGTAA
- a CDS encoding TIR domain-containing protein codes for MKEIFIGSSKEGLEQAMQVADIFSGAKDVKPLLWTEVFKLGDITFMGIENIASRVAGAVFLATPDDESVIRERRVWTPRANVLFEYGYLTAMLTRRRVALCLYSGVELPSDFAGLTYVPMGTFEATKPLDHQASVKLKSWATELPTVQTGFSPTRQMHGYSGLWQTEIVYQVWRRIPFNDPDYAALNGKTILQIAPDGDGGTGCFFGNLQIQIGNCYAEFEISDRVIDVKVSGDGSMKIRNTVQSRQRTRLEGDPPQRDGFEPDWRGAREIDLFIHCPPDEPGILRGHLSSEVGGNIYSKATGKWYR; via the coding sequence GTGAAGGAGATTTTTATTGGAAGCAGCAAGGAAGGACTTGAGCAGGCCATGCAGGTGGCTGACATCTTCTCGGGCGCCAAAGATGTAAAGCCGCTCCTGTGGACTGAGGTCTTCAAGCTCGGCGACATCACCTTCATGGGGATTGAAAACATCGCGAGCCGAGTCGCCGGTGCCGTGTTCCTGGCGACACCCGACGATGAATCTGTCATTCGTGAGAGGCGCGTCTGGACGCCACGGGCGAACGTGTTGTTTGAGTACGGGTATCTCACCGCCATGCTGACTCGGAGGAGGGTTGCACTGTGCCTGTACTCCGGCGTTGAACTACCATCGGATTTCGCGGGGCTGACCTACGTTCCAATGGGCACGTTTGAGGCAACCAAGCCCCTCGATCATCAAGCGAGCGTGAAGCTTAAGTCATGGGCAACCGAGCTCCCCACCGTTCAAACCGGATTTTCTCCGACTCGCCAGATGCACGGTTATTCAGGATTATGGCAAACCGAGATCGTCTACCAAGTGTGGCGTCGCATCCCATTCAATGACCCAGATTACGCGGCTCTCAATGGAAAGACGATTCTGCAGATCGCACCCGATGGAGATGGAGGTACCGGCTGCTTTTTCGGAAATTTGCAAATCCAGATTGGGAATTGCTACGCGGAGTTTGAGATCAGCGACCGAGTGATCGATGTCAAAGTATCGGGCGATGGGAGCATGAAAATCCGCAACACAGTGCAGAGTCGACAGCGCACCAGATTGGAAGGAGACCCTCCGCAGAGGGACGGATTCGAACCCGATTGGCGAGGCGCGCGGGAGATCGATTTGTTCATTCACTGTCCCCCTGACGAGCCCGGCATCCTCCGTGGACACCTCTCAAGTGAGGTTGGTGGCAACATTTACTCCAAGGCCACCGGGAAGTGGTACAGGTAG
- a CDS encoding YciI family protein — protein MELGLRGWAAGPDSAVSLRYQKGKVAITDGPYAETKEILGGLLTIEARDLNHAVQLISNHPGVQMGRWEIRPALDLIPLVQQSEKRRGIAR, from the coding sequence ATGGAACTGGGTCTACGGGGATGGGCTGCAGGGCCGGACAGTGCGGTGAGCCTGCGGTATCAGAAGGGAAAGGTCGCGATAACCGATGGCCCCTATGCGGAAACAAAGGAGATTTTGGGCGGACTCCTCACCATTGAGGCCCGGGACTTGAACCACGCGGTGCAGCTCATCTCGAATCACCCTGGTGTTCAGATGGGTCGATGGGAAATCCGTCCGGCGCTGGATCTCATCCCTTTGGTTCAGCAGAGCGAAAAACGGCGAGGCATTGCGCGTTAA
- a CDS encoding nuclear transport factor 2 family protein: protein MGKQRTKDISTTDTLIACEHDTWRLIKRKDLNGFAGYLSEDFYDIFPDGEERIKSELLAFLRGADLQDYALSNFRVTMLTDDAAIVTYHVDAHAIIQGNEISMRNFVTAGWAKRCGKWLNVSAVASAQPPHDSK from the coding sequence ATGGGGAAACAACGAACAAAAGACATTTCTACGACGGACACCTTAATCGCCTGCGAACATGACACGTGGAGGTTGATCAAACGAAAAGATCTCAACGGGTTTGCAGGCTATTTGTCCGAGGACTTCTATGACATCTTCCCCGATGGAGAAGAGCGGATAAAATCGGAGCTGTTGGCGTTTCTCCGTGGAGCCGATCTGCAAGACTATGCCCTGAGTAATTTCCGAGTGACCATGCTGACGGATGATGCCGCGATCGTCACGTATCACGTAGACGCGCATGCCATCATTCAGGGGAACGAGATTTCAATGAGGAATTTCGTCACTGCAGGCTGGGCCAAGCGTTGTGGCAAGTGGTTGAACGTCTCGGCTGTGGCATCCGCGCAACCTCCACACGATTCCAAATAA